In Candidatus Palauibacter soopunensis, the sequence GCCGCGCTCGTCATCGAATACGACCACGGAATCGCCCCGATATCCGAAGAGCGCCGTCAGTTCCCCGAGTTCACGCGGCCCGCCGCCCGCGCCGCCCCGGGTGTCACGCCACGCGCCGTCGAGCGCGAACGTGCGCAGCGTGGCATCGCCCCGGTTCGCCACGATCAGCGCATCGGCCGCCCGGTCCACGACGACACCGGCGATGTCGTGAAAATCCGTCTGCCCCTCCCCGGACGCGCCTCCGAGCCGCACGCGGGGCGGCCCCGCGCGAAGGTGCGCGGGGTCCGCTCCGAAGTCCGTCCTCGGCTCCGCCGAGTCGACCGTGTCGGTCCGGTTTTCGCCGTCCAGACATGCGGCAGCCAGCATCGCGGCCGCACATGTCGTCCAGTACCGGGGCCGCGCGCCGGCCCTCGTCGTCTCGAGCCTCATGTGGTCACCGTCAGAAGAGAGTGGTCGCCGTCAGAAGAGATAGGGATCCGAAGGCGGACCCCACGTGGGGAAGTAGCATTCCCGCACGCACTCGCTGACTTCGTAGTTGCAGCCCCACTCGCCGTCCAGGACGCACTCCGACCATCCTCGATAACACTCCGTCACGCAGTCGTCGCCGCCTCGCGAGGACGCGGCCCGGCCGGGTTGCGCCAGGATGGCCGTGGCCAGCACGAGGTTGAAACCAAGGAGTACCCAGCGTCCCGCTTTCGTCGTCTTCATCGTCCCCTCCCATTCCCGGGTCGTCGGGAGGCCGGGTCGCGGCCGCCGTCGTGCCTGACGCGCTCGTCGCGACCCCTCGGGACGGACCCTCCGTCCCGTGCCTTCCGAGATTCGCCCTCCAGAGTCCGGCCGGCCATCAACGGGCTATCAACTCGCTCGCCGCAGACGGCGGCAAGGTCGCGGCTGGCGACGGCGGGGTCGCGCCGGACGGCACTCGCCTGCCCTTCGCACGCCACGTATCGTCGGAACCTCACGGAATCGCGGGAGTCGGATCGGAGCCGCGGGGAGCCGGACCGGAACCACGGGGATGACAGGAGGCATGGATGGCGGATGTGCTCTGCGTAGGCGGGACGGGGACCGTCGGGAGTCGGGTCGCCGAGGGCCTGGTGGCCCGCGGCGTATCCGTCCGGTGCCTGACGCGCTCGGCGGACCGGGACGGGACGTCCGACGAAGGGGTCGAATTCGTGCGGGGCGACCTGGAGCAGCCCGACACGCTCGGGCCGGCGCTCGAGGGCGTGTCGCGCATGCACCTCCTCACGGCGCTCCACCCGCGCGAGGCGCAACTCGGCATCGCGGCGGTCGATGCGGCCGCGGCGGCCGGCGTCGAGCGGATCGTCTTCCATTCCGCGCACCGCGCGCACGCGGCGCCTCACATCCCCCACTTCGCGAGCAAGATGGAGATCCTGGCCGCGCTCGAAGCTTCCGGCGTGCCGTGGGCGACGATCGAGCCGAACCACTATTTCCAGAACGACCTGTGGCTGCGGCGGTCGCTCGAAGCCGGGATCTATCCCGCGCCGCTCGGGGGCGTGGGGCTGCACCGGGTCGATGTCCGCGACATCGCCGACGCCACCGTGAACGCGCTCCTCGACGATGGCCACGAGGGGATCCGGCATCCCGTGGTCGGGCCCGAACTCCTGACTGGCGCCGATGTCGTCCGCACGTGGAGCGAACGTCTCGACTGCGAGATCGAGTACGCGGGTGACGACCTCGACGCGTGGGAGGCGCGCGCGGGCCGACACCTGCCGGACTGGCTCGTGCGGGACCTGCGGGCCATGTCGGAGCACTTCCTGTCCGACGGGCTCATCGCCACGGAGGAAGACTTCGCGACGATGAGCCACGTGCTGGGGCACGCGCCGCGCGTGTTCGAGGATTTCGTGCGGGAGACGGTCGCGGCATGGTCCGACGGAGGCGCATGAAGCCATGTTCACGGTATACATCTTCAGTCTTCTCGTAGGCGGCGGCTTCCTCGCGCTATCCGTGTTCGGCGACTTCCTGGACGGCATGGACATCGACGTGGATGTCGACGCGGATCTGGACGCGGGGGGCGCGGCCGACGTGGCGAGACTCCTTTCGCTGCGGACGATCGTCTACGCCATGTTCGGGTTCGGCGCGACCGGGGCCATCCTGCACTGGTTCACGGCACCGGCCGTCACGGCCGTCATCGCCGGCGTCACGGGACTGGCCTCCGGGGCGTTCATCGGCGCCGCCTTCCGGTACATCAAGCGCTCGGGGTCCGGCACCGCACTCGGTGAGCGTTCGCTGGCCGGGTTGACCGGCGAAGTCACGATGGAAATAGCGCCGGACAGCGCGGGTACGGTGAAGGTGTCGCGCGGCGAGCGCCGTTTCAGGGTGCGGGCCCGCATGGACTCGACCTGCCCGGACGACCTGCCGCTGCGCGCCGGACAGTCGGTCGTCGTCGTGCGCATGACGGACGGCATCGCGGATGTCGTGCCCGTGGATCCCGAAGACATGAAGCTGCTCGAGGAATGAGGTTGAAATGCAAGACTTTCTGAATCTCCTGGCCGCCCCCGTCGTGATGGCGGGCGTCTTCTTCGTCGTCGTACTCGTGGCGATCATCACGATCAAGAACCTGATCGTGATCGTTCCCCCCAACCGCGCGGCCGTGATCACGGGCCGGAACCGCATGCTGACCGATGGCCAGGCCGTCGGCTACCGCTCCATCTCGGGCGGGCGCACGCTCCGGATCCCGATCATCGAGACGGTCCAGCACATGAACCTCGAGACCATCCCCATCGAGGTCTCCGTCAGCAACGCCTTCTCGAAGGGGAACATCCCGCTCAGCGTGGAGGCGATCGCCAACGTGAAGATCGCCTCGGAGCCCGAGTGGGTGTTCAACAACTCGGTCGAGCGCCTGCTCGGGAAGACGGAGGAGGAAGTTCGGGAACTCGCCCAGGACACGCTCACGGGGAACCTGCGGGGCGTGCTCGCCACGCTCACGCCCGAAGCCGTGAACGAGGACCGGCTGGGCTTCGCCAAGGCGCTGGCGGAGGATGCGGGTGAGGACCTGGCGTCGCTCGGCTTCCACCTCGACGTGCTCAAGATCCAGAACGTGAGCGACGAGCGCGGCTACCTCGACGCGATCGGGC encodes:
- a CDS encoding NmrA family NAD(P)-binding protein — protein: MADVLCVGGTGTVGSRVAEGLVARGVSVRCLTRSADRDGTSDEGVEFVRGDLEQPDTLGPALEGVSRMHLLTALHPREAQLGIAAVDAAAAAGVERIVFHSAHRAHAAPHIPHFASKMEILAALEASGVPWATIEPNHYFQNDLWLRRSLEAGIYPAPLGGVGLHRVDVRDIADATVNALLDDGHEGIRHPVVGPELLTGADVVRTWSERLDCEIEYAGDDLDAWEARAGRHLPDWLVRDLRAMSEHFLSDGLIATEEDFATMSHVLGHAPRVFEDFVRETVAAWSDGGA